The following are from one region of the Vitis riparia cultivar Riparia Gloire de Montpellier isolate 1030 chromosome 9, EGFV_Vit.rip_1.0, whole genome shotgun sequence genome:
- the LOC117921853 gene encoding pentatricopeptide repeat-containing protein At2g36240-like, which produces MVKTLAITDRFDDLHSLLQGMVSNPCPCSDGIFSCPRSKPIFRFALNAFCRVGRLEDAEISFESMRRMIDGKPSVAMYNILINGYVNCREHEKVMTVYEKMIKDRVKPDVFTFNSLISSCCRNSQFGLALEMFKEIKDKGCSPNVVSFNTLIKGSFRERKFEEGIGMAYEMLELGCEFSNVTCEILVDGLCREGRVLEACDLLIDFSGKGALPNGFDYFCLIVALCGEENVDRALKLLDQLWRKGNAPSSIACTTLIEGLRRFRKTEEAFPNHPPLNEYSTGSNSLQLNNIKFTSM; this is translated from the coding sequence ATGGTCAAAACTCTTGCCATCACCGACCGTTTTGATGATCTTCACTCCCTCCTTCAAGGTATGGTCTCCAACCCCTGTCCCTGTTCCGATGGCATTTTCTCGTGCCCGAGGTCTAAACCCATTTTCAGATTTGCGCTAAATGCTTTTTGTAGGGTTGGGAGGTTGGAGGATGCTGAGATTTCTTTTGAAAGTATGCGAAGAATGATTGATGGGAAACCTAGTGTAGCAATgtataatattttgattaatggGTATGTCAATTGTAGAGAGCATGAGAAAGTGATGACTGTTTATGAGAAGATGATTAAGGATAGGGTCAAACCTGATGTCTTTACATTCAATAGCTTGATCAGTAGTTGTTGTCGGAATTCACAATTCGGGTTGGCTCTGGAAATGTTTAAAGAGATAAAGGATAAGGGATGTAGTCCTAATGTCGTTAGTTTTAACACTTTGATTAAGGGGTCTTTCAGGGAAAGGAAGTTTGAAGAGGGGATTGGGATGGCATATGAGATGCTTGAGTTGGGATGCGAGTTTTCAAATGTGACTTGTGAAATTCTAGTGGATGGGCTCTGCAGGGAAGGTAGGGTTTTAGAGGCATGTGATCTCTTGATTGATTTTTCAGGGAAAGGAGCATTACCTAATggatttgattatttttgtcTCATTGTGGCGCTTTGTGGTGAAGAAAATGTGGATCGGGCATTGAAGCTATTGGATCAGCTATGGAGGAAAGGAAATGCACCAAGCTCGATTGCATGTACTACTTTGATAGAAGGATTGAGGAGGTTCAGAAAAACAGAAGAAGCATTTCCCAACCATCCACCGTTGAATGAATACTCCACAGGGAGTAATTCGTTGCAATTAAATAACATCAAATTCACCTCTATGTAA